The proteins below are encoded in one region of Paenibacillus albus:
- a CDS encoding MarR family winged helix-turn-helix transcriptional regulator, with protein MVSTEFARLWMKMTKEWKSHLEEALAPNLTEGQLSVLELLKQHQPMKPSDLLGYLETTPAAITTLLDRMERGGLVVRNRDESDRRIVWVTTTEKGQAETVRGVAIRDAYITEALDRISSHNQQLLVYLLGKVANS; from the coding sequence ATCGTTTCTACGGAATTTGCCCGGTTGTGGATGAAGATGACGAAGGAATGGAAGTCGCATCTCGAGGAAGCGTTGGCGCCGAACTTAACGGAAGGTCAGCTCAGCGTACTGGAGTTGCTCAAACAGCATCAACCGATGAAGCCTTCTGACTTGCTAGGCTATTTGGAAACGACACCTGCGGCGATTACGACGCTGTTGGACCGTATGGAGCGGGGTGGACTTGTCGTGCGCAACCGCGACGAGAGCGACCGCCGTATCGTGTGGGTAACGACGACTGAGAAAGGACAAGCCGAGACCGTACGCGGAGTAGCCATCCGCGACGCTTACATTACCGAGGCTCTGGACCGGATCTCGTCGCATAATCAGCAATTGCTGGTGTATCTGCTTGGGAAAGTAGCGAACTCATAA